One Mya arenaria isolate MELC-2E11 chromosome 7, ASM2691426v1 genomic window carries:
- the LOC128240111 gene encoding metallophosphoesterase domain-containing protein 1-like isoform X2: MVVRTYISTMLRRLQRTLTKSGKRAGAEVKVHHLTEEPTRAWETINNSQTVIQVTQMPHDTQISSKELRIVCVSDTHVLVEDVPNFIPPGDILIHAGDFGHGGAPVQVKRFNDFLGTLPHSVKIVIAGNHDQMFDERIVRHKGFVCQLIFLTETELDTQLQNYGVQSCRDILTECVYLEDSSIKICGVNFYGSPWQPKHGRVPGAFRYERGQQGLDIWNKIPNETDILITHGPPLGYGVTTDRKTTYINASSVDRWYSDLNKPIVFDFPIPKGHSKEELAHVKPCHLIRNKVRRFPAD, encoded by the exons ATGGTAGTTCGAACTTACATATCAACGATGTTACGGAGACTACAAAGAACCTTAACTAAAAGCGGGAAGCGAGCAGGGGCGGAGGTAAAGGTTCACCATCTGACTGAGGAGCCTACCAGGGCTTGGGAAACCATCAACAATTCACAAACTGTCATACAG GTGACACAAATGCCCCATGACACACAAATATCCTCCAAGGAACTACGTATAGTGTGTGTATCTGACACGCATGTATTGGTAGAGGATGTGCCCAATTTTATACCTCCTGGGGATATCCTTATTCACGCGGGGGACTTTGGTCACGGCGGTGCACCTGTACAAGTAAAGAGGTTCAATGATTTCTTag GTACACTACCGCATTCTGTGAAGATTGTTATAGCTGGTAACCACGACCAAATGTTTGATGAAAGAATTGTTAGACATAAGGGCTTCGTTTGCCAACTGATCTTCCTAacagaaacag AGCTGGACACGCAGCTGCAAAACTACGGCGTACAAAGTTGCAGGGATATACTGACTGAATGTGTATATCTAGAGGACTCGTCCATCAAAATCTGTGGCGTGAACTTCTACGGTTCACCATG GCAGCCGAAGCACGGACGTGTTCCGGGGGCTTTTAGGTATGAAAGGGGACAACAGGGACTTGACATATGGAACAAAATACCCAATGAAACAGATATTCTGATAACGCATGGGCCACCATTGG GTTATGGTGTAACTACGGACCGCAAGACCACGTACATCAACGCATCGTCAGTAGATCGGTGGTACTCAGACCTTAACAAACCAATCGTGTTTGACTTCCCAATACCTAAAGGACATTCTAAAGAGGAACTTGCTCACGTCAAGCCATGCCATTTAATCAGGAACAAAGTCCGAAGATTTCCGGCAGATTGA
- the LOC128240111 gene encoding UPF0046 protein C25E10.12-like isoform X1, producing the protein MVVRTYISTMLRRLQRTLTKSGKRAGAEVKVHHLTEEPTRAWETINNSQTVIQVTQMPHDTQISSKELRIVCVSDTHVLVEDVPNFIPPGDILIHAGDFGHGGAPVQVKRFNDFLGTLPHSVKIVIAGNHDQMFDERIVRHKGFVCQLIFLTETELDTQLQNYGVQSCRDILTECVYLEDSSIKICGVNFYGSPWQPKHGRVPGAFRYERGQQGLDIWNKIPNETDILITHGPPLGHGDLVDYSRDNHCGCVELLSTVQQRVKPEYHVFGHIHEGYGVTTDRKTTYINASSVDRWYSDLNKPIVFDFPIPKGHSKEELAHVKPCHLIRNKVRRFPAD; encoded by the exons ATGGTAGTTCGAACTTACATATCAACGATGTTACGGAGACTACAAAGAACCTTAACTAAAAGCGGGAAGCGAGCAGGGGCGGAGGTAAAGGTTCACCATCTGACTGAGGAGCCTACCAGGGCTTGGGAAACCATCAACAATTCACAAACTGTCATACAG GTGACACAAATGCCCCATGACACACAAATATCCTCCAAGGAACTACGTATAGTGTGTGTATCTGACACGCATGTATTGGTAGAGGATGTGCCCAATTTTATACCTCCTGGGGATATCCTTATTCACGCGGGGGACTTTGGTCACGGCGGTGCACCTGTACAAGTAAAGAGGTTCAATGATTTCTTag GTACACTACCGCATTCTGTGAAGATTGTTATAGCTGGTAACCACGACCAAATGTTTGATGAAAGAATTGTTAGACATAAGGGCTTCGTTTGCCAACTGATCTTCCTAacagaaacag AGCTGGACACGCAGCTGCAAAACTACGGCGTACAAAGTTGCAGGGATATACTGACTGAATGTGTATATCTAGAGGACTCGTCCATCAAAATCTGTGGCGTGAACTTCTACGGTTCACCATG GCAGCCGAAGCACGGACGTGTTCCGGGGGCTTTTAGGTATGAAAGGGGACAACAGGGACTTGACATATGGAACAAAATACCCAATGAAACAGATATTCTGATAACGCATGGGCCACCATTGG GGCACGGCGATTTAGTGGACTATTCCAGGGATAACCATTGCGGATGTGTGGAACTTCTGTCCACTGTCCAGCAGCGGGTTAAACCGGAATATCATGTCTTCGGCCATATACACGAAG GTTATGGTGTAACTACGGACCGCAAGACCACGTACATCAACGCATCGTCAGTAGATCGGTGGTACTCAGACCTTAACAAACCAATCGTGTTTGACTTCCCAATACCTAAAGGACATTCTAAAGAGGAACTTGCTCACGTCAAGCCATGCCATTTAATCAGGAACAAAGTCCGAAGATTTCCGGCAGATTGA